A stretch of DNA from Leptospira licerasiae serovar Varillal str. VAR 010:
CCTAAGGGCGCTCTTTCCAAATTGAATTTGGAAGATGAGACCGCTGTTTGGGGTGTGAATAGGACTGAGGACTTCCCTTGGCCGAACCTTTTAGATGGACTTTCTTGTATCGAGTGCGGTCGTTGCCAAGTACAATGTCCTGCAAACAGAACCGGAAAAGTACTGAACCCTAAAGCGATCATCGTGGAATTAAAACACGCGCTTATGGACAAAATGCCGGAAGTTGTAAAGATCAGAGAGACTAATCCGGAAGGAGCTGCAGACGCAGTTGCCGCATTAGATACTACTGTAATCGGAAAATACGAAGGTCTTTCCGAAGAAGCTCTTTGGGGCTGTACTACTTGTTACGCTTGCGTAGAAGCTTGTCCTGTTGGAAACAACCAAGTAAACGCGATCATGGAAATGAGAAGACACTTGGTACTTGTTGATTCAAATTTCCCTGCCGAATTACAAGGCGCGTTCGTAAACATGGAAAATAACTCCAATCCTTGGGGAGTTGCTGCGCACTCCAGAGCGGATTGGGCAGAAGGTTTAGGCGTTAAAACCATGGCAGAAGATTCCAATGTGGATGTTCTATACTGGGTAGGATGCGCTGGAGCTTTCGACGATCGTAACAAACGTATCGCTCAATCTTTCGTAAAGATCATGCAAAAAGCTGATGTTAAGTTCGGTATCTTAGGAACGGAAGAAGGATGTTCAGGAGATTCCGCACGTAGAGGTGGTAACGAATATCTATACCAAACATTAGCACAATCTAACGTGGACACAATGAACGGATACAATGTGAAAAAAGTTGTAACCGCTTGTCCTCACTGCTATAACACAATTAAGAACGAATACCCTCAGTTCGGAGGGAACTTCGAAGTGGTCCACCACTCGGAATTCATCAACGAACTTGCTAAAGACGGTAAGATCGAAGTTGGTGTCGCAGAAGACGCAAATGCTGGAAAGTATACCTACCATGACTCCTGCTATATAGGAAGATACAACGACAACTACGAGAACCCAAGAGACCTAGTCAAAAAGGTTTCCGGCGGAAAACTCGCAGAGCCTGTCGACCACCATACAAAAGGACTCTGCTGCGGTGCAGGTGGAGCTCAAATGTGGATGGAAGAGCATGGCGAAAGGGTCAACTTCAAGAGATCCAATCAGCTTCTGGATACCGGAGCGACTACGATCGCAACCGCTTGTCCTTTCTGTATCACAATGATCACAGACGGTGTAAAACAAGAAGGAAAGATCGAAGAAGTAAAAGTAAAGGATATCGCGGAGTTAGTCGCGGAAAACTTGAAATAAGAAGAAGTTACACTTCTTTAAAAGAAAAAGCCTCGGTGAAAGCCGGGGCTTTTTTATTGTTTCTCAAGAAGAACATCGAGTCAACGGAAAGTATGTAGGAGTTCCTACAACCAGATTGTCCGTACAAAAAAATAGCGGAATGTTTCCATCCCGCCCTGAATCATCTGGTGCAAATACATTATATACGACGGAGACAACTTCCGCCACACTACAGGAAATTATTTATTTTCTTTAGAAAGAAATTTCAAGGGTTAAAGACTAGACTGAAAGGATTAGGAATCCGAACGAATTATTTGAGTTTTCCTGTGTTTTTTCACAAACTTCTCATATAACTGATTTTTCAGTATTTAACGACGCTTACCATCCGTTGGTAAAGGGAACAATGTCATTTTAAAGTGACTTCCCAAATGGCTCTCCCCAGTTTCAATATCCACCCCTTTGAGGATAATTTCTGCGGCAAAATGTTTTCGAAGCCTGCTTCTACTTCTACGTAAATAGAGGAATCTTAGATGAAATCCAACAAAGTTATCTTAAGCTTTTGGCACTTTTTCTATATTCTCTTCTTCAACAGTCAGAATACCTAAAGTATTCCCATTATTGTCTAAAAATTCAATTTCATATGCGACACGAGGATCATGATAAACAAAAACAATCGTTCCAACAGCTCCTGCTGGAATCGAATCTATGTTTCGTTTTAATTTTACGATTTCGTGTTCTTTATAAGGTGGCATTGAAATATTAATGTAGCCAATCCTAAACGAGAGTCTCAACAACTATAATATCTTTTCTACTGCTCAATGATACGAAGTAAAAACCTATAAACCTCCCAGACTTCTCGCAACTTCCCATCGCCACCTAAAATTTCCAAATTAATTTGGACACCGTCTTTCTTTGTAAGCAAAATAAATTTAGCAACTTCCTTTTGTTCAACGATCTTCAATTTATAAATTTCACTATATTTTATAGCTTCAAAATCCGTTTTCGTTCGAATTATATAAAGCCCACTCTCCGTAAAAAGAACAGAGTTATCATAACTTGATGAGAAATTAAAATATATCCATAGAACTTTCGCCTGTGCAATCCCAGCCAAAGCGAATGGCACCTCTTTATGAAAATTCTTAAGTTTTTCTAAAATCCTGTAAGATAATTGTTCTATTTTACTCTTCATTGGATTGGTATATTAAGAATTTCTTTTCCAGCTTGAGTAACAAAATTATATTTCTTGATCAAGATCTATCCTAAAGTACGGAACCATAAAACCCATCCTAAATCTGACGGCGACTACTCCTTTGTAGCTATCGTAAAAGATAAAGAAAATAGAAGGAAAATTCGCTGTTTATGTTTAACCTCAATTTAATCTGTAAATTGAATTATACCATGTCGAAACTTATCAATAATTAGGATTTGAAATTGGGCAGGTATGGAGACTGATAAAATGCGAAAATTAGAAGATACGTTTTAAGTTAAATTTTACAATAGAGATTATTCGAAAATTTCCGGAATCTTCTTTAGTCTACTAAAATCGACTTTCCAAAGATCAAGCTCATACAGATCGCCATACTGATCAATATTTAATGTAGCAGAAACTTCGGTCCCATCTTCGTCATAAAAACTCGTATTTGCAATGCATTTGTCCATTTTCCGCTCTTTATTATTGGTCAAGAAAACGAGGCTTCCCATCCCCCCATCGTCCATTTCCTGGACTTTTAACTTATTAATATTAATGCGTTTATATAACTCAATATCTGACTTCTTTATTAAGAACTTAAGTAGTCGCCCTTCATCTAAAGTAATTTTTCTGAAATTTTTCATATTAAGGAACTGTTATTCTTCCTACATTAATTTCACCCGAAAGAAATCTATATGCAGCGTAAGTAATACTCCTTCCTTCAACCATTATTGTATGGTATGTAGCATTTCCCCCTGCTTGCATTGTAGGTGCAATTTTGTTTAAATTTTCCAAAATAGCCTTTTGAACAACCACCTTATCCATACCCGCCTCGACTATATGTCTAAAAGTGTGATATTCTTGGTTAGCGTTTGCACCAAATCGTATTATTGGAGCTTCTTGACTTACCGAGTTTACAACTTGAGACAGTGACGGAGCCATTCCTAATATACTCGCCAACCGAGGAAACTT
This window harbors:
- a CDS encoding DUF4926 domain-containing protein yields the protein MPPYKEHEIVKLKRNIDSIPAGAVGTIVFVYHDPRVAYEIEFLDNNGNTLGILTVEEENIEKVPKA
- a CDS encoding heterodisulfide reductase-related iron-sulfur binding cluster; protein product: MAISQIAFHVIFTALFIVANVVFVRAVLYRLNLVFNARKANGTENFLEHKNWGFRIKSFVLNVILQKKNFKEPLRGIMHAFVFYGFVTYLLHTTSQFISGVFGYALDDPYKFTLVGSLFGETANHYYEAALQVVSILVLIGLGFFAWRRWIQKAKGLDVHSPASAIVIGMISLLMISTLLGEGARAVGAEYANPFHDAAPIAAGIGAFWEAIGVEYSSADLVFQIMWWTHILSVFAFMLYVPTSKHAHLIFAPFNYFLQSDTPKGALSKLNLEDETAVWGVNRTEDFPWPNLLDGLSCIECGRCQVQCPANRTGKVLNPKAIIVELKHALMDKMPEVVKIRETNPEGAADAVAALDTTVIGKYEGLSEEALWGCTTCYACVEACPVGNNQVNAIMEMRRHLVLVDSNFPAELQGAFVNMENNSNPWGVAAHSRADWAEGLGVKTMAEDSNVDVLYWVGCAGAFDDRNKRIAQSFVKIMQKADVKFGILGTEEGCSGDSARRGGNEYLYQTLAQSNVDTMNGYNVKKVVTACPHCYNTIKNEYPQFGGNFEVVHHSEFINELAKDGKIEVGVAEDANAGKYTYHDSCYIGRYNDNYENPRDLVKKVSGGKLAEPVDHHTKGLCCGAGGAQMWMEEHGERVNFKRSNQLLDTGATTIATACPFCITMITDGVKQEGKIEEVKVKDIAELVAENLK
- a CDS encoding DUF6984 family protein, with the translated sequence MKNFRKITLDEGRLLKFLIKKSDIELYKRININKLKVQEMDDGGMGSLVFLTNNKERKMDKCIANTSFYDEDGTEVSATLNIDQYGDLYELDLWKVDFSRLKKIPEIFE